ATTGCGCAGCGTGATGACGCCGCGCACTGACATCTCCTGGGTCGACTGCGAGCGCTCCCGTGATGAGGTGCGCGCACAGTTGCTGGATACGCCGCACAGCCTGTTCCCGGTGTGTCGCGACTCTGTGGATGAGATCGTCGGCGTGGTACGCGCCAAGGATCTGCTGGTGGCGCTGGAGCAAGGGGAAGATATCGCCGAGTTTGCCGCCCGCACGCCGCCGATCGTGGTGCCGGAAACCATGGATGTCATCAAGCTGCTGGCGGTGCTGCGCCGCGCCAAAGGGCGCCTGGTGGTGGTCACCAACGAGTTCGGCGTGGTGCAGGGGCTGGTGACGCCGCTGGATGTGCTGGAAGCGATTGCCGGCGAGTTCCCGGACGAAGATGAAACGCCGGACATCGTGGCGGAAGGCGACGGCTGGCTGGTCAAAGGCGGGACCGACCTGCACTCGCTGGAACAGGCGCTGGCCTGCGATGACCTGGTCAGCCCAACCGCAGACTACGCCACTCTGGCGGGGCTGCTGTTAGCCCACTACGGCCAGATGCCGGTGGTGGGGGACACCATTGAACTGAACCACCTGCGTTTCGATATCGTCGAGGTCTCCGACTATCGCATCGAGTTGGTGCGTGTCACCCGCATCGTCTTCGACGAACCGGCGCATTCGTAACCCACCCGCCGGAGGCTCAGGCCTCCGGCGTATTTTCTTCTGTTTTCCTGACGCGCGATTCGTACTGCTGCAACCACAGCGGGAAAACGTGGATCGGCATCGGCTTGGCGAAATAATACCCCTGCAGGGCATTGACTTCGCGTGAGCGCAGATAGTCGGCCTGTTCCGCCGTTTCTACCCCTTCAGCCACCAGCTTCAGCTTCAGCCGCTGCGCCAGCGTAATGATGGTATCGGTCACCGTGGCGTTGACCGCGTCGGTACCGATGGCCGCGGTAAACCCGCGGTCGATCTTTAACACGTCCGGGCTAAGGTTCTTCAGGTAGCTCAGCGAGCTGTGGCCGGTGCCGAAATCGTCGATGGCCAGCATGATCCCCATGTCTTTCAGCGTCCGGATCTGGTCATGCTGGATCGCCGACAGCGCGGTGCGTTCGGTCAGCTCCAGCATCAGTGACGGCATCGGATGCGCCGGTAGCCAAATCCGGCGGATATCGTCGATGATGTTGAGCGTTTTAAAGTGTTCGGCGGCGACGTTGATGCTGATGTAGAACGACGGTCGCGGCGGGAACAGCTGCAGATTTTCCGTCACGGTGTTCATCAGATAACGGGTCAGCGGAATGATCAGCTCATGCTGCTCGGCCAGCGGAATAAACACGTCGGGGGAGATCCACCCTTGCCGCTTCTTTTTCCAGCGCAGCAGCATCTCGACGCCGGCGCAGCGCCCGGTGTCGCTATGGATGATGGGCTGGCAATAGACGCGGAACTCGCGATGGGTGATGGCATGGCCGATGTGATAAGACAGGCTCATGCGGTTAGCGGTGAGCAGATAGACCACATAGGCGGCCAACAGGCTGATCAGCAGCGCCAGCGGGATATGGCGCGGCAGTGCGGAAAGCGCCAGCATGCCGATCTGCGGGCCGAACAGCGAAATCGAGAACGGGTATAGCGCAGAGCCGGCGGTGTAGCGCAGATCGTTGGTCAAGGTGTCACGGCTCAGGATTTCACGTCGGCCGTATTCCAGGCTGCTGTCAGCCACGTTCAGCACCACGCGCTGAACGTAAGGCTCCTGCGGCTCGAGTAAAAAGTTGGACAGCAGCTCGATATTAAACACGTGCAGCACGCCGCTGGTTTTATCGTGGGGGGATGGCGTCCACATCACCAGCGTGGGCAGGCCTTTGCTCACCGCCAGCGAGGGGCGCAGCGCCAGCCTGGCGTTGCTGTTGACGAAGGTCGGCATTACCGCGGCCAGCTGATAATGACGGGAACCAAACAGGCTGGAGCAGTAAATAATGCCGTTTTTTACCAGCAACATGGCGCGTAGCGCCTGATTCTGCGCGGCGCGAAAGCGCAGGGCCGACGAAACGTTCTCGCAGGGCTGGTCCAGCATGTCCATGCTGCGCTCCGCCTGCAGCTGAGCCGGCGTCAACAACTGGTTGAGCTTGCCGACGGTGCGGGTGGCCAATGTCTGTTGGCTCAGCTCGATACTTTTGACCTCTTGATAGTAACGGGTATACAGCGATACCAACAGAATAGCCGCGCCCACCGCTCCGGCCAGCAGCCAACGGTAATAACGATATCGGGACGCGGCGAGGTGGGTCATCAACATCCGGTAAATCCTTGTTCGGTAATCCAGCCCCGAGTCACGGTCAGGTCATAGATCCTTAAGTTGCGCTCGGCTAATTCTAGCCTGAGGTTATACAAGATTGATGGTAACTCAGTAAATTATTTCGATTTGGCAAAACAGAAGGTCAATTTGCAGGCTAACCGCCGGATCGATGAGAGAAATGCAGGATTTTTTCTGGTGACATTGTCACAAAAGGCGGCCAATGAATTGATTACCCATAAAAAACCCCGCCGGGTGGCGGGGTTGTCTGTCAGTCGCATTGCACCTTGATTGCCAGGCCGCCGCGTGACGTTTCGCGGTACTTGGCGTTCATGTCTTTGCCGGTTTCGTACATGGTCTCGATCACCTTATCCAGCGAAACGCGCGGCTCGCTGGTGCGGCGCAGGGCCATGCGGGCGGCGTTGATCGCCTTGACCGAAGCGATGGCGTTGCGCTCGATGCACGGCACCTGCACCTGGCCGGCGACCGGGTCACAGGTCAGACCCAGGTTATGTTCCATGCCGATCTCCGCCGCCACACAGACCTGCTCAGGGCTGCCGCCCAGCAGTTCGGCCAGACCGGCCGCCGCCATGGAGCAGGCAACGCCCACTTCACCCTGGCAACCGACTTCGGCGCCGGAAATGGAGGCGTTCATCTTGTACAACGCGCCGATCGCACCCGCCGCCATAAAGTAGCGGATGTAGATATCCGGGCTGACGGACTCGATGAAGTGATCGTAGTAAGCCAGCACCGCAGGCACGATGCCGCAGGCGCCGTTGGTCGGCGCGGTGACCACGCGGCCGCCGGCGGCGTTTTCTTCGTTAACCGCCAGCGCGAACATGTTGACCCAGTCGATCACGTTCATCGGATCGCTGGACAGTTTGTCCGACGCCACCAGCATGCGGCGCAGCGCGGAGGCACGGCGCGGTACGCGCAGCGGCCCCGGCAGTACGCCTTCGGTGTTCAGACCGCGATCGATACAGGCGCGCATGGTTTGCCAGACGTTGCCGAAGTAGGTCTCGATCTCTTGCTTGCTGTGCAGCGCCAGTTCGTTCTGCATCACCATGCCGGACAGCGACAGGCCGGTCTCGCGGCAGTGGTCGAGCATTTCGCGCGCGGAGTTGAACGGATAGGGCATTTGCAGTTCTTGCTCGGCGGCCTTGCCGAAATTCTCCTCGTCGACGATGAAACCGCCGCCGATAGAGTAATAGGTCTTGCTGTACACTTCTTTATCGCCGGCGAAGGCGTGGATCTGCATGCCGTTTTCGTGCAGCGGCAGGTTGTCGCTGCGGAAGACCATGCCGCCGTCGCGCGGGAAATCGACTTCATGCAGGCCGTTGGCCAGCATCAGGCGTTGACGTTGTTCTACATCGCGAATAAAACCCGGAATGCTATCGATATCGACAGTGTCCGGCATGTTGCCGGCCAGGCCGAGAATGATGGCGATATCGGTATGGTGACCTTTGCCGGTCAATGAGAGTGAGCCGTAAACGTCTACGGCAACACGCGTGATAGAAGGCATCAGGCCTTTATTTACCAGATCGTCGACAAACTGTTTGCCGGCTTTCATCGGTCCAACCGTATGAGAGCTGGACGGGCCGATGCCGATCTTAAACATGTCGAAAACGCTAATCACGCTAAAACTCCTTAAAGAGACGTATTGTTATGGCTGCGGCGGTCAAAAACCGCGCAGGGAACAGCGATATTGTAAAAGGGCCGTGCGGGTTCGGCTGCCTTTTTCGCATGAAATTAAATAATCCGTGGTGTCGCTTTTTTTACTGATTACCCGGGGCGAACCCTTGTGCGGGGTATCCGCTTTCGCCCAAGCTCCATTAGCGGTAATCGCGCCAGCTTTCCGTGCTGAACGCCGCCGGCTTAATCCCTGTTTCTACAGTGGTTTATCTCGGACGGTGGTATTTTACAGGTATTTCGTAAGGTTTAAGAGAGGGTTTACAGTTTTTTTAAAACCATTCAACCGAAACGGTAGTTGAAAAAGCGATCAAATGAAGTGATAGCGATCGCTTTACCCGCCGCGGAGGCCGGCAACCGTGCCAGATTGCGAGTCAGATCACGTAATGCGGGCTAAATACTGACCTGTTGCGCCAGGCGCCGAATGATGGCGGCGGTCAGCCCCCAGATAAACTGGCTGTGATACCAGGAGAGGTAGATGCGGTGCGTATGGCCGGCGCGATGAATATCCAGCGGATAGTAACGCGACAGGGTCAGCGCTTCCCGCAGGGGCATCTCGAACACGTCCGCCACTTCGCCTTCATTGGCGTGGAACTGCACGTCCGGCGGGATGAGGCCGACGATAGGGGTAACCTGAAATCCGGTGCTGCTGTCGAGCGGCGCCATTTGGCCGAGGACAGTCACCGCTTGCGGCGGTATCGCCACTTCTTCCTGCGCTTCTCGCAGCGCCGTGACGATCGCCGATCCGTCTTCGGCGTCGGTTTTGCCGCCGGGGAAGGCCACTTGACCGGCATGTTTGCGCAGCGAGTCGGCACGGCGGGTCAACAGCAGCGTCGGCTCGGCGCGGCAGACGATCGGGATCAGCACCGCCGCCGGGCGCACATGGTGCGAAATCTGCGTCGCCTGCGGCAGCTGCAGTTGAAAACGGCTGATAAAGGCGTGCAGTGAGGCCGATGAGTTCGATGGGATCACGACAGGGCATACTCCCCTAGCTGCGGCAAAATGCGGCCGACCTTGTCGAAGGTCTCCTGGTATTCCGCCTGCTCCTGGCTGTCCGCTACGATGCCGCCGCCGGCGGAGCAGTGGATGCGACCGTTTTCGGTGACGAGCGTGCGAATGGTGATATTGGTGTCCATGGTGCCGCAGGCGCTCAGGTAACCGATGCTGCCGCAATAGGCATTGCGGCGCTGCGGCTCCAACTCTTCGATGATTTCCATCGCGCGCACCTTGGGCGCGCCGGTGATCGAACCGCCGGGGAAGCAGGCGCGCAGCAGTTTGGCCGCCGAGGTATGGTTTGGCAGGGTCGCGGTGATGGTGCTCACCAGGTGATGCACGGCGGGGAACGGCTCCACGGCGAACAGTTCCGGCACCCGTACGCTGCCAGGCTGGGCGACGCGACCGATATCGTTGCGCAGCAGATCGACGATCATCAGATTTTCAGCGCGATCCTTGGGTGAATCGGCCAAACGGCGAGCCTGCGCGGCGTCCTGCTCCGCGTCCGCCAGCCGCGGCAGCGTGCCCTTGATCGGGCGGGTTTGGATACGCTGCTGCTCCAGCCACAGGAAGCGCTCGGGAGAGACGCTCAGTACGCTGTTGTGCGGCAAGCGCAGGAAGGCCGAGAACGGCGCGCGGTTGCAGGCGCTCAGGCGGCAGAACGCCTGCCATTCATCCCCCTGATAGTCGGCGGAGAATCGTTGTGCCAGATTAATTTGGTAACAGTCGCCGCTGCGCAGGTAGTGCTGAATACGTTGGAATTTCTCGCCGTATTGTCGCCGGCTCATATTGGCGCGCCAGTCGCTCAGCAGCGTGAAAGGGCGTTCTGTAGGTGCGGTTTGGCTATTGAGCCAGCGCCAGCGCTGCTCCACATCGCCATAGCTGAGCAGCGTCAGGGTTTGCAATTGGTGGTCGGCGATCGCTGCCCAGTCATAAATGCCCACTGCCATATCCGGCAAAGCGAGGTCGGCTTCGGCCAACTGCGGCAGGGTTTCCACCCGGCGCCCAAGATCGTAGCCGAACAGTCCCAGAGCTCCGCCCTGAAACGGCAGGTCCGGATTAAACGCCGGCTGCCAGCCTTGCGCCGCCAGTTGCTGCTGCAGCAAGGAGAACGGATCTTCCTGCGACTGAATGGTGACGCCGTCACTTTCGATTTGCGTGTCGGCACCCTGGGTGGTGAGTGTCACGCGCGGTTGTGCGACCAGGATATCGAAACGGTTGTGCGAATGGTCGGCAAAGCCCGAATGCAGCAGCATCGCCCAAGGCTGCGATGAAAGCGGGGCGAAAAGCGTCATCAGGGCACGGCGGCTGTAGGGCAAAGATTTTATGTTTGGGGCGGTTACGCTCATGAACGTCAATAAACCTGGCTGTGAGGACGGCGATATCTGGCGGCTAGTGTGCCATAGACGGCCACGTCATGCATGTTTTGCCATGCGAGACATGCAGCACACCTCACATAAACGGTAGTTCAATAAACCTGAAAT
Above is a window of Serratia nematodiphila DZ0503SBS1 DNA encoding:
- a CDS encoding EAL domain-containing protein — its product is MLMTHLAASRYRYYRWLLAGAVGAAILLVSLYTRYYQEVKSIELSQQTLATRTVGKLNQLLTPAQLQAERSMDMLDQPCENVSSALRFRAAQNQALRAMLLVKNGIIYCSSLFGSRHYQLAAVMPTFVNSNARLALRPSLAVSKGLPTLVMWTPSPHDKTSGVLHVFNIELLSNFLLEPQEPYVQRVVLNVADSSLEYGRREILSRDTLTNDLRYTAGSALYPFSISLFGPQIGMLALSALPRHIPLALLISLLAAYVVYLLTANRMSLSYHIGHAITHREFRVYCQPIIHSDTGRCAGVEMLLRWKKKRQGWISPDVFIPLAEQHELIIPLTRYLMNTVTENLQLFPPRPSFYISINVAAEHFKTLNIIDDIRRIWLPAHPMPSLMLELTERTALSAIQHDQIRTLKDMGIMLAIDDFGTGHSSLSYLKNLSPDVLKIDRGFTAAIGTDAVNATVTDTIITLAQRLKLKLVAEGVETAEQADYLRSREVNALQGYYFAKPMPIHVFPLWLQQYESRVRKTEENTPEA
- the sdaA gene encoding L-serine ammonia-lyase, whose protein sequence is MISVFDMFKIGIGPSSSHTVGPMKAGKQFVDDLVNKGLMPSITRVAVDVYGSLSLTGKGHHTDIAIILGLAGNMPDTVDIDSIPGFIRDVEQRQRLMLANGLHEVDFPRDGGMVFRSDNLPLHENGMQIHAFAGDKEVYSKTYYSIGGGFIVDEENFGKAAEQELQMPYPFNSAREMLDHCRETGLSLSGMVMQNELALHSKQEIETYFGNVWQTMRACIDRGLNTEGVLPGPLRVPRRASALRRMLVASDKLSSDPMNVIDWVNMFALAVNEENAAGGRVVTAPTNGACGIVPAVLAYYDHFIESVSPDIYIRYFMAAGAIGALYKMNASISGAEVGCQGEVGVACSMAAAGLAELLGGSPEQVCVAAEIGMEHNLGLTCDPVAGQVQVPCIERNAIASVKAINAARMALRRTSEPRVSLDKVIETMYETGKDMNAKYRETSRGGLAIKVQCD
- a CDS encoding CoA pyrophosphatase, with product MIPSNSSASLHAFISRFQLQLPQATQISHHVRPAAVLIPIVCRAEPTLLLTRRADSLRKHAGQVAFPGGKTDAEDGSAIVTALREAQEEVAIPPQAVTVLGQMAPLDSSTGFQVTPIVGLIPPDVQFHANEGEVADVFEMPLREALTLSRYYPLDIHRAGHTHRIYLSWYHSQFIWGLTAAIIRRLAQQVSI
- the pabB gene encoding aminodeoxychorismate synthase component 1, translated to MSVTAPNIKSLPYSRRALMTLFAPLSSQPWAMLLHSGFADHSHNRFDILVAQPRVTLTTQGADTQIESDGVTIQSQEDPFSLLQQQLAAQGWQPAFNPDLPFQGGALGLFGYDLGRRVETLPQLAEADLALPDMAVGIYDWAAIADHQLQTLTLLSYGDVEQRWRWLNSQTAPTERPFTLLSDWRANMSRRQYGEKFQRIQHYLRSGDCYQINLAQRFSADYQGDEWQAFCRLSACNRAPFSAFLRLPHNSVLSVSPERFLWLEQQRIQTRPIKGTLPRLADAEQDAAQARRLADSPKDRAENLMIVDLLRNDIGRVAQPGSVRVPELFAVEPFPAVHHLVSTITATLPNHTSAAKLLRACFPGGSITGAPKVRAMEIIEELEPQRRNAYCGSIGYLSACGTMDTNITIRTLVTENGRIHCSAGGGIVADSQEQAEYQETFDKVGRILPQLGEYALS